The nucleotide sequence ACGCCCGCGCAGCCCATTGTTGAGTTGAATCATGCAGGCCGGGCAACTGGTGGCCACCGTATCTGCCCCGCTCTGCTCGATGTTCCGGCGCTTCCTATCGAATACCTTCTGAGAGGTGTCGTAGTCTTTCACAAGGTAGGTGCCCGCCCCGCCGGCACAGCGGTCGGCATCCATCATCTCGACATAGTCGGCACCCGGGACCTGCTTGAGCAGTTGGCGCGGTTCCTTCGTGACGCCCGCCGCCCGCAGGTGACAAGACGAATGGTAGGTCATCCGCCGGCCCGCACCGTTCGCCGCGCCCATAGGCGGATGCTCGGGCGAGCGCGCCACGAACTCCGTGATGTGCACCACCTTGTGTGCCAGTGCGTCCGCCGCCTGCTGTTCCGGCCCGGCCTCGAAAAACTTCCTGTATTCCTTGAGCATGAGCGTACAGGAGGCGCAGCCCGTCACGACTTGATCGTACCCCGAGAGCGACTGCAGATTGAACCGTGCGTTGTCTTTTACCAGGTCCACGTGGCCATAGGTTTCGATCGGCGTCCCGGAGCAGCGCTGCGGAGGAAGCTCAACATTCACTTTATGTTTCTGCAACACACCGATCACCGCATCCCCCACCCCGTCGT is from Fimbriimonadaceae bacterium and encodes:
- a CDS encoding (Fe-S)-binding protein → AKDYSYLTSKRVVEACLNCKSCRTICPAGVDVSELILQRRAEHPNQGSRWLFALQAKLPIFEVMLKLLAKTQRLWDRPGPRALLERLAAPVLKRIAPTAKLPADMVLPKLAPRHLRDRYPELTQSNPTATGPRVAYFHGCAANYFDDGVGDAVIGVLQKHKVNVELPPQRCSGTPIETYGHVDLVKDNARFNLQSLSGYDQVVTGCASCTLMLKEYRKFFEAGPEQQAADALAHKVVHITEFVARSPEHPPMGAANGAGRRMTYHSSCHLRAAGVTKEPRQLLKQVPGADYVEMMDADRCAGGAGTYLVKDYDTSQKVFDRKRRNIEQSGADTVATSCPACMIQLNNGLRGR